One genomic window of Kaistia geumhonensis includes the following:
- a CDS encoding response regulator produces the protein MALILLVEDNELNRDMLSRRLKRAGHDVVLAVDGQEAVTKALGDKPDIVLMDLSLPVFDGWEATRRIRAGMTGERLPIIALTAHAMVGERERALEAGCDDFDTKPVDFERLSGKIAALLARPA, from the coding sequence ATGGCGCTTATCCTGCTCGTCGAGGACAACGAGCTGAACCGCGACATGCTCTCGCGCCGGCTGAAACGCGCCGGACACGATGTCGTCCTCGCCGTCGACGGACAGGAGGCGGTCACGAAGGCGCTCGGCGACAAGCCCGACATCGTGCTCATGGATCTGAGCCTGCCCGTCTTCGACGGATGGGAGGCGACGCGCCGGATCCGGGCCGGAATGACCGGCGAACGGCTGCCCATCATCGCGCTCACCGCCCATGCCATGGTCGGCGAGCGCGAGCGAGCGCTCGAGGCGGGCTGCGACGATTTCGATACCAAGCCGGTCGATTTCGAGCGGCTGTCGGGCAAGATCGCCGCCTTGCTGGCGCGCCCCGCCTGA
- a CDS encoding ThuA domain-containing protein produces MTIRVVVWGENVHEQENETVRKIYPEGMHTTIAKGLAEDPMIEATTATLQEPEHGLSEARLAETDVLIWWGHKAHGEVSDAIVERVANRVWEGMGLIVLHSGHFSKIFKRLMGTPCSLKWREAGEKERVWVINRSHPIAQGLSDYFEIEQTEMYGEPFTVPEPMETVFVTWYEGGEVFRSGLTYKRGGGSIFYFSPGHETYPIYYNTDVKQVLKNAVKWANNPAPAWAGITKAPNTPADKAPNGPMTIKGETLHKPGEAGFR; encoded by the coding sequence ATGACGATCCGCGTCGTCGTCTGGGGCGAGAACGTCCACGAGCAGGAGAACGAGACCGTCCGGAAGATCTATCCGGAAGGCATGCACACGACGATCGCCAAGGGCCTCGCCGAGGATCCGATGATCGAGGCGACGACCGCCACCCTCCAGGAGCCCGAGCACGGCCTTTCCGAGGCCCGCCTCGCCGAGACCGACGTGCTGATCTGGTGGGGCCACAAGGCCCATGGCGAGGTCTCCGACGCCATTGTCGAGCGCGTCGCCAACCGCGTCTGGGAAGGCATGGGCCTCATCGTCCTGCATTCCGGCCACTTCTCGAAGATCTTCAAGCGGCTGATGGGCACCCCCTGCTCGCTGAAGTGGCGCGAGGCCGGCGAGAAGGAGCGCGTCTGGGTCATCAACCGCTCGCATCCCATCGCCCAGGGTCTCTCGGACTATTTCGAGATCGAGCAGACCGAGATGTATGGCGAGCCCTTCACGGTTCCGGAGCCCATGGAAACGGTGTTCGTCACCTGGTACGAAGGCGGCGAAGTGTTCCGCTCGGGCCTCACCTACAAGCGCGGCGGCGGCAGCATCTTCTACTTCTCGCCCGGCCACGAGACCTACCCGATCTACTACAACACCGACGTCAAGCAGGTGCTGAAGAACGCCGTGAAGTGGGCCAACAATCCGGCTCCGGCCTGGGCGGGCATCACCAAGGCGCCGAACACGCCGGCCGACAAGGCCCCGAACGGTCCGATGACCATCAAGGGCGAAACCCTGCACAAGCCCGGCGAGGCCGGCTTCCGCTGA
- a CDS encoding ABC transporter ATP-binding protein codes for MAITAQARSPRRWLSGPFARVFAFTFRHWRRQKFVAAFIMVAMLLETLAHVLLPLYAGRIVDAIASPAAVRDQALGLAIEAFATVMVLSAGMVVARHIAFTGIIRLTLAIMSDVASEAFYRVQRFSTNWQANSFAGSTVRKISRGMWALDQLNDTMILALLPSVVVLVGTTILLGAYWPMMGVIVAVGSIIYVAVTVSLSLFYVAPAASLANQWDTKLGGALADAVSCNAVVKAFGAEAREDQRLAGIIAKWRGRTRRTWARGTNNGTAQNAMVVILRGAVVGLVLWLWWHGRATPGDVTFVLTSFFVLEGYLLDVGMHVRNLQRAVNDMEELVSLESQPLGIEDKADAVPMKIGAGEIRFDDVTFHYAGHDTPLYRDFNVTIAAGEKIGLVGHSGSGKTTFVKLIQRLYDVNKGRILIDGQDIAHVTQSSLRGEIAIVQQEPILFHRSLAENIAYARPGASMDEIVAAAKLANAHHFIERLPRAYQTLVGERGVKLSGGERQRVALARAFLADAPVLILDEATSSLDSESEALIQEAMERLMEGRTAIVIAHRLSTVRSMDRLLVFDHGTIAEEGTHDVLVRRENGIYRRLFERQALELAKGLEIAA; via the coding sequence ATGGCTATCACCGCTCAGGCGCGCTCGCCCCGCCGCTGGCTGTCCGGCCCGTTCGCGCGCGTCTTCGCCTTCACGTTCCGGCACTGGCGACGACAGAAATTCGTCGCAGCCTTCATCATGGTCGCGATGCTGCTGGAGACGCTCGCGCATGTCCTGCTGCCGCTCTATGCCGGCCGCATCGTCGATGCCATCGCGTCGCCGGCCGCGGTCCGCGACCAGGCGTTAGGTCTGGCGATCGAGGCGTTCGCGACCGTGATGGTGCTCAGCGCCGGCATGGTCGTGGCGCGCCATATCGCCTTCACCGGGATCATCCGCCTGACGCTGGCGATCATGTCCGACGTCGCGTCGGAAGCGTTCTACCGGGTGCAGCGATTCTCGACCAACTGGCAGGCGAACAGCTTCGCCGGCTCAACTGTCCGCAAGATCTCGCGCGGCATGTGGGCGCTCGACCAGTTGAACGACACCATGATCCTGGCGCTGCTGCCGTCCGTCGTGGTCCTCGTCGGCACGACGATCCTGCTCGGCGCCTACTGGCCGATGATGGGCGTGATCGTCGCGGTCGGTTCGATCATCTATGTCGCGGTGACGGTGTCGCTGTCGCTGTTCTATGTCGCGCCGGCGGCGAGCCTCGCCAACCAGTGGGACACCAAGCTCGGCGGCGCGCTGGCGGACGCGGTCAGCTGCAACGCGGTGGTGAAGGCCTTCGGCGCCGAGGCGCGCGAAGACCAGCGCCTTGCCGGCATCATCGCCAAGTGGCGCGGCCGGACGCGGCGGACATGGGCGCGCGGCACAAATAACGGCACAGCCCAGAATGCCATGGTCGTCATCCTGCGCGGCGCCGTGGTCGGGCTGGTGCTGTGGCTGTGGTGGCATGGCCGGGCGACACCCGGCGACGTGACGTTCGTTCTGACCTCGTTCTTCGTGCTCGAAGGCTATCTGCTGGATGTCGGCATGCATGTCCGAAACCTGCAGCGCGCCGTCAACGACATGGAGGAACTGGTCTCGCTCGAGTCGCAGCCGCTGGGCATCGAGGACAAGGCCGATGCCGTTCCGATGAAGATCGGCGCCGGCGAGATCCGCTTCGACGACGTGACCTTCCACTATGCGGGCCACGACACGCCGCTCTATCGCGATTTCAACGTCACGATCGCGGCGGGCGAGAAGATCGGCCTCGTGGGGCATTCGGGATCGGGCAAGACGACCTTCGTCAAGCTGATCCAGCGCCTCTACGACGTGAACAAGGGTCGTATCCTGATCGACGGTCAGGACATCGCCCATGTCACACAGTCGTCGCTGCGCGGCGAGATCGCCATCGTGCAGCAGGAGCCGATCCTGTTCCACCGCTCGCTGGCGGAGAACATCGCCTATGCCCGTCCGGGCGCCTCGATGGACGAGATCGTCGCTGCGGCAAAGCTGGCCAATGCGCATCACTTCATCGAACGCCTGCCGAGAGCCTACCAGACGCTGGTCGGCGAACGGGGCGTGAAGCTCTCGGGCGGCGAGCGGCAGCGCGTCGCGCTGGCGCGGGCGTTCCTCGCGGACGCGCCGGTTCTGATCCTCGACGAGGCAACGTCCAGCCTCGATTCGGAATCGGAGGCGTTGATCCAGGAGGCGATGGAGCGGCTGATGGAAGGCCGCACGGCCATCGTCATCGCGCACCGCCTGTCGACGGTGCGCTCGATGGACCGGCTGCTGGTGTTCGATCACGGCACCATCGCCGAAGAAGGCACGCATGACGTGCTCGTCCGCCGCGAGAACGGTATCTATCGCCGCCTCTTCGAGCGGCAGGCGCTAGAACTCGCCAAGGGCCTCGAGATCGCGGCCTGA
- a CDS encoding GntR family transcriptional regulator: MTSLSDVIEAGGRRYRTATEYVEATLKQAILTGALPPGTPLRQEDLAGRFDVSRMPIREALRQLEAQGLVDFEPHRGAIVVEISLGDALDNFAIRGGLEAQALRYSLPNLAPADLDRAEEVIAEIDREDDVSRMGELNRRFHMTLYAAAGLPRLLALTEQHLVAADRYLRFHLATDGDMGQVDHRAMIAACRAGDETAALAALDRHLSTARDGLAGFFEQRSG; the protein is encoded by the coding sequence GTGACGTCACTCAGCGATGTGATCGAGGCGGGCGGGCGCCGTTACCGGACGGCGACCGAATATGTCGAGGCGACGCTGAAGCAGGCGATCCTTACTGGCGCGCTGCCGCCGGGAACGCCATTGCGCCAGGAAGATCTCGCCGGCCGTTTCGACGTCAGCCGCATGCCGATCCGCGAGGCATTGCGCCAGCTGGAAGCGCAGGGCCTCGTCGATTTCGAGCCGCATCGCGGCGCCATCGTCGTCGAGATTTCGCTCGGCGATGCGCTCGACAACTTCGCCATCCGCGGCGGGCTGGAGGCGCAGGCGCTGCGTTACTCTCTGCCGAACCTCGCCCCGGCCGATCTCGACCGGGCGGAAGAGGTGATCGCGGAGATCGACCGCGAGGACGATGTCTCCCGCATGGGCGAGCTCAATCGCCGTTTCCACATGACGCTCTACGCCGCCGCCGGCCTGCCGCGCCTCCTCGCGCTCACCGAGCAGCACCTCGTCGCCGCCGATCGCTATCTGCGCTTCCATCTCGCCACGGACGGCGACATGGGCCAGGTCGACCACCGCGCAATGATCGCCGCCTGCCGCGCCGGCGACGAGACCGCCGCGCTTGCTGCGCTCGACCGCCACCTGTCGACGGCGCGGGATGGGCTCGCCGGCTTCTTCGAGCAGCGGTCCGGCTGA
- the mobA gene encoding molybdenum cofactor guanylyltransferase MobA: protein MTDETIAGIILAGGTSRRMGSDKAFVTLGGRPLVAHAVDRLSRQVGPLAINANVEPERFGRFRLPIVADDSPDTGPLGGVLAGLRWATDHPQAPRHLVTVPVDGPFIPSDLVARLREAASASGTVAIAASGDRDHPVFALWPVQMADRLADWRLTAKSHGVRAFLAATGFAVATWPLPAIGPDPFFNANTPDDLARAEAWLAGDAAL, encoded by the coding sequence ATGACGGACGAAACCATCGCGGGGATCATCCTGGCGGGCGGCACCTCGCGCCGCATGGGCAGCGACAAGGCGTTCGTGACGCTGGGTGGCCGGCCGCTGGTCGCGCATGCGGTGGACCGGCTCTCGCGGCAGGTCGGACCGCTCGCGATCAACGCCAATGTGGAGCCCGAACGCTTCGGTCGCTTCCGCCTGCCGATCGTCGCGGACGACAGCCCGGATACCGGGCCGCTCGGCGGCGTGCTCGCCGGATTGCGCTGGGCAACGGATCATCCACAGGCGCCGCGCCATCTCGTCACGGTCCCCGTCGACGGCCCGTTCATCCCGTCCGACCTCGTCGCGCGGCTTCGCGAGGCGGCCAGCGCCTCCGGCACGGTCGCGATCGCCGCATCCGGCGATCGGGATCATCCGGTCTTCGCGCTCTGGCCTGTGCAAATGGCCGATCGCCTCGCGGACTGGCGGCTGACGGCAAAGAGCCACGGCGTGCGCGCCTTCCTCGCCGCCACCGGTTTCGCCGTCGCGACCTGGCCGTTGCCCGCCATCGGGCCGGACCCGTTCTTCAACGCCAATACACCGGATGATCTCGCCCGGGCCGAGGCATGGCTTGCGGGCGATGCGGCTCTGTGA
- a CDS encoding ABC transporter permease translates to MDLIELLSFGPDGWGDELAAGTWLTIRLAVATLPFGLVLGLLVALAKRSEIAALRFVGNVYTTVFRGLPELLTIFIVYFGGQILLQRIVELVSPGSNIEVSGFVSGMIALGVVFSAYSSEVFLGAFRGISRGQWEASRSLGLRPLATMRLVILPQLARLALPGLANLWLILLKDTSLVSVIAIDDLLRVTGIAVRVTKQPFFFFGIACLLYLVMSMISSIGITAIERRLGRGHGRTA, encoded by the coding sequence GTGGACCTCATCGAACTCCTGAGCTTCGGACCCGACGGCTGGGGCGACGAGCTGGCCGCAGGGACCTGGCTCACCATCCGCCTCGCGGTCGCCACGCTTCCGTTCGGCCTCGTGCTCGGCCTTCTCGTCGCCCTCGCGAAGCGCAGCGAGATCGCCGCGCTCCGCTTCGTCGGCAACGTCTACACGACGGTCTTCCGCGGCCTGCCCGAGTTGCTCACGATCTTCATCGTCTATTTCGGCGGCCAGATCCTGCTGCAGAGGATCGTCGAGCTCGTCTCGCCCGGCAGCAACATCGAGGTGAGCGGCTTCGTCTCGGGGATGATCGCGCTCGGCGTCGTCTTCTCGGCCTATTCCTCCGAAGTGTTCCTCGGCGCCTTCCGCGGCATCTCGCGCGGGCAATGGGAGGCGTCGCGCTCGCTCGGCCTCCGGCCGCTCGCGACGATGCGGCTGGTGATCCTGCCGCAACTCGCGCGCCTCGCCCTCCCCGGCCTCGCCAATCTCTGGCTCATCCTGCTCAAGGATACCTCGCTGGTCTCGGTGATCGCGATCGACGATCTCCTGCGCGTCACCGGCATCGCGGTGCGCGTCACCAAGCAGCCCTTCTTCTTTTTCGGCATCGCCTGCCTGCTCTACCTCGTCATGTCGATGATCTCGTCGATCGGCATCACGGCGATCGAGCGCCGGCTCGGCCGCGGCCATGGGCGGACGGCATGA
- a CDS encoding benzoate/H(+) symporter BenE family transporter, whose amino-acid sequence MTSMPSESVHPSDPDDSRAGLARSSDLQPILAGIIAAFVGFAGVFTVILQGFIAVGATPAQAASGLLAICLVQGVLAMWMSWHHKMPISIAWSTPGSVLFAATGMLDGGFPVAVGAFIGAGLLIVAAGLVKPFGKLVSSIPPVLASAMLAGILLGLCLAPARAVADEPSLAIPVVLVWAIVGRLKRIWAVPAAVATAIVMIALHAPTDGLSTAHFMPDIAFVWPEFRATAMISLAVPLFIVTMAAQNLPGIAVMKLNGYEPPVSRIFVVSGLGSVVTAFFCGHTLNLAAITAALCAGPEAHPHPGRRWIASVSAGATYLVLGLGATTAAALITIAPPVLIQAATGLALFGAFGAALAGATAHAADRDAAMVTFVTAASGLSFFGVGAAFWGLVAGGAFMLLNRRWAR is encoded by the coding sequence ATGACATCCATGCCGTCCGAGAGCGTCCACCCTTCCGATCCGGATGATTCGCGCGCCGGACTCGCGCGGTCGAGCGACCTGCAACCGATCCTCGCCGGCATCATCGCGGCCTTTGTCGGCTTCGCCGGCGTGTTCACCGTCATCCTGCAGGGCTTCATCGCCGTCGGCGCGACGCCGGCGCAGGCGGCATCCGGCCTCCTCGCCATCTGCCTCGTGCAGGGCGTGCTCGCCATGTGGATGAGCTGGCACCACAAGATGCCGATCTCGATCGCCTGGTCGACGCCGGGCTCCGTGCTCTTCGCCGCGACGGGCATGCTCGACGGCGGCTTTCCGGTCGCGGTCGGCGCATTCATCGGCGCGGGGCTCCTCATCGTCGCCGCCGGGCTCGTCAAGCCATTCGGCAAGCTGGTGTCGTCGATCCCGCCCGTGCTCGCGAGCGCCATGCTCGCCGGCATCCTGCTCGGCCTCTGCCTCGCCCCGGCGCGCGCGGTGGCGGACGAGCCGTCGCTGGCGATCCCGGTGGTGCTGGTCTGGGCGATCGTGGGGCGGCTGAAGCGCATCTGGGCGGTGCCGGCGGCCGTGGCGACCGCGATCGTCATGATCGCCCTGCATGCACCCACCGACGGCCTTTCGACCGCGCATTTCATGCCCGACATCGCCTTCGTCTGGCCGGAGTTCAGGGCAACGGCGATGATCTCCCTCGCCGTTCCGCTGTTCATCGTGACCATGGCGGCGCAGAATCTGCCCGGCATCGCCGTCATGAAGCTGAACGGCTACGAACCGCCGGTCAGCCGCATCTTCGTCGTCTCGGGCCTCGGTTCGGTCGTCACCGCCTTCTTCTGCGGCCACACGCTGAATCTCGCGGCGATCACGGCGGCGCTCTGCGCCGGGCCGGAGGCGCATCCCCATCCCGGCCGGCGCTGGATCGCATCGGTCTCGGCGGGCGCCACCTATCTCGTCCTCGGCCTCGGCGCGACCACGGCGGCGGCGCTCATCACCATCGCGCCGCCCGTCCTGATCCAGGCGGCGACCGGCCTTGCGCTTTTCGGCGCGTTCGGCGCGGCGCTCGCCGGCGCCACGGCGCATGCCGCCGACCGCGATGCGGCGATGGTGACCTTCGTCACGGCCGCATCGGGTCTTTCCTTCTTCGGCGTCGGTGCCGCATTCTGGGGGCTCGTGGCAGGCGGAGCCTTCATGTTGCTGAACCGGCGCTGGGCGAGATGA
- a CDS encoding Gfo/Idh/MocA family protein, giving the protein MVKLLILGTGSMAVSHATNFQAAPDTELVAAVETDAARREAFGKQFGIENLFADLESAIAWGEFDAVANVTPDAVHYPTTMRLIAAGKHVFCEKPLATSYPLALEMADAAEAKGIINMVNFTYRNSPALQKARELVRSGAIGDIRYFEASYLQSWLVSKAWGDWRTESRWLWRLSSQHGSKGVLGDVGVHIVDFASFGADTDIVAVDSRLKTFHKADGDKIGEYPLDANDSAVMTAEFANGALGTITATRFATGHANDLTLRIFGTSGGMEVKTDGKTSALRICEGPEIDTFGWETVECPPVPTTYERFAKACNTGVNGEPDFRRAAEVQRILDLCFAQEATRALHAAAPATAAE; this is encoded by the coding sequence ATGGTCAAGCTCCTCATCCTCGGAACAGGGAGCATGGCGGTCAGCCATGCGACCAACTTCCAGGCCGCTCCGGACACCGAGCTCGTCGCCGCCGTCGAGACCGACGCGGCCCGCCGCGAGGCCTTCGGCAAGCAGTTCGGCATCGAGAACCTGTTCGCCGATCTCGAATCGGCGATCGCGTGGGGTGAATTCGACGCCGTTGCGAACGTGACGCCGGACGCCGTGCACTATCCGACGACGATGCGCCTCATCGCCGCCGGCAAGCACGTGTTCTGCGAGAAGCCGCTGGCGACGAGCTATCCGCTCGCGCTCGAGATGGCCGACGCCGCCGAGGCGAAGGGCATCATCAACATGGTGAACTTCACCTATCGCAACTCGCCCGCCCTCCAGAAGGCGCGCGAGCTGGTGCGCAGCGGCGCCATCGGCGACATCCGCTATTTCGAGGCGTCCTATTTGCAGAGCTGGCTCGTCAGCAAGGCCTGGGGCGACTGGCGCACCGAATCGCGCTGGCTGTGGCGCCTGTCGTCGCAGCATGGCTCGAAGGGCGTGCTCGGCGATGTCGGCGTCCACATCGTCGACTTCGCCTCGTTCGGCGCCGATACGGACATTGTCGCCGTCGACAGCCGCCTGAAGACCTTCCACAAGGCCGACGGCGACAAGATCGGCGAATACCCGCTCGACGCGAACGATTCGGCAGTGATGACGGCGGAGTTCGCCAATGGCGCGCTCGGCACGATCACCGCGACGCGCTTCGCCACCGGCCATGCCAACGACCTGACGCTGCGCATCTTCGGCACGTCGGGCGGCATGGAAGTGAAGACGGACGGCAAGACCTCGGCGCTCAGGATCTGCGAAGGACCGGAGATCGACACGTTCGGTTGGGAAACCGTGGAATGCCCGCCGGTCCCGACGACGTATGAGCGCTTCGCGAAAGCCTGCAACACCGGCGTCAACGGCGAGCCCGACTTCCGCCGCGCCGCGGAAGTGCAGCGCATCCTCGACCTCTGCTTCGCGCAGGAAGCGACGCGTGCGCTGCACGCCGCCGCTCCGGCGACGGCGGCGGAGTAA
- a CDS encoding ABC transporter substrate-binding protein codes for MMLKKLALAAAAFLAIAAQAEAKDWSKIRIGTEGAYPPFNFFDSDKQLQGFDIDIAKAVCDKLKAECTFVAQDWDGIIPALQAGKFDAIFASMSITDERKKVVDFSRPYYNTPSAFIAAKGSGITDVSADALKGKTLGAQSSTIQSGYLEQDYPGFDLKLYPTQDEVYLDLASGRIDALFVDKVVGMDWLKTTDGSCCEVVGKDIPLGGGVGAAVRKDDADLRDAISKAILEIKADGTYDKLNAKYFPFSIWID; via the coding sequence ATGATGCTGAAGAAACTGGCCCTCGCAGCCGCCGCCTTCCTCGCCATCGCCGCCCAGGCCGAGGCGAAGGACTGGTCCAAGATCCGGATCGGCACCGAGGGCGCCTACCCGCCCTTCAACTTCTTCGATTCCGACAAGCAGCTGCAGGGCTTCGACATCGACATCGCCAAGGCCGTCTGCGACAAGCTCAAGGCAGAGTGCACCTTCGTCGCGCAGGACTGGGACGGCATCATCCCCGCGCTGCAGGCCGGCAAGTTCGACGCCATCTTCGCGTCGATGTCGATCACCGACGAGCGCAAGAAGGTCGTCGACTTCTCGCGGCCCTATTACAACACGCCGTCCGCCTTCATCGCCGCCAAGGGCTCGGGCATCACCGACGTCTCGGCCGACGCGCTGAAGGGCAAGACGCTGGGCGCCCAGTCCTCGACCATCCAGTCCGGCTATCTCGAGCAGGATTATCCCGGCTTCGACCTGAAGCTCTACCCGACGCAGGACGAGGTATATCTCGACCTCGCCTCCGGCCGCATCGATGCGCTCTTCGTCGACAAGGTCGTCGGCATGGACTGGCTGAAGACGACGGATGGCAGCTGCTGCGAAGTGGTCGGCAAGGACATCCCGCTCGGCGGCGGCGTCGGCGCGGCGGTCCGCAAGGACGATGCCGATCTGCGCGACGCGATCTCGAAGGCGATCCTCGAGATCAAGGCCGACGGCACCTACGACAAGCTGAACGCGAAGTATTTCCCGTTCTCCATCTGGATCGACTGA
- the mazG gene encoding nucleoside triphosphate pyrophosphohydrolase — translation MQPSRDINRLIEIMAALRNPDGGCPWDLEQSFETIAPYTVEEAYEVADAIERGDRVDLQEELGDLLLQVVYHAQLAQEEGAFGFGDVVEGITTKMIRRHPHVFGDAEARSAGSAKGMWNAIKAEEKRLRAERRAAAGLAEDSSSGLLDGVPAGLPPLARAMALQKKAATVGFDWNDPHAVLAKMREEIGEVEEELAAAERSPERLRDEVGDLLFVVVNLARHLDVDPDAALRSTNEKVRRRFRHIETRLAAEGRTTAEASLDEMEALWREAKRPPA, via the coding sequence ATGCAGCCCTCGCGCGACATCAACCGCCTGATCGAGATCATGGCCGCTCTGCGCAATCCCGACGGCGGCTGCCCGTGGGATCTCGAGCAGAGCTTCGAGACCATCGCGCCCTACACGGTCGAGGAGGCCTACGAGGTCGCCGATGCCATCGAGCGCGGCGACCGCGTCGATCTCCAGGAGGAACTCGGCGATCTCCTGCTGCAGGTCGTCTATCACGCCCAGCTGGCGCAGGAGGAAGGCGCGTTCGGCTTCGGCGACGTCGTCGAGGGCATCACGACCAAGATGATCCGCCGTCACCCGCATGTGTTCGGCGATGCCGAGGCGCGGAGCGCCGGATCGGCCAAGGGCATGTGGAACGCGATCAAGGCCGAGGAAAAGCGGCTGCGGGCCGAGCGCCGCGCGGCCGCCGGGCTCGCCGAGGACTCGTCGTCCGGACTGCTCGACGGCGTTCCCGCCGGACTGCCGCCGCTCGCCCGCGCCATGGCGCTTCAGAAGAAGGCGGCGACGGTCGGCTTCGACTGGAACGACCCGCACGCGGTTCTCGCCAAGATGCGCGAGGAGATCGGCGAGGTCGAAGAGGAGCTGGCCGCTGCCGAGCGCTCGCCGGAACGGCTGCGGGACGAGGTCGGAGACCTCCTCTTCGTCGTCGTCAACCTCGCGCGGCATCTCGATGTCGACCCCGACGCGGCACTCCGCAGCACCAACGAGAAGGTCCGGCGGCGCTTCCGCCACATCGAGACGCGCCTAGCGGCAGAAGGCCGCACGACCGCCGAGGCGAGCCTCGACGAGATGGAGGCCTTGTGGCGCGAGGCGAAACGGCCGCCGGCCTGA
- a CDS encoding ABC transporter permease: MNFEVLQEYGPRMLAGLLVTLELVVISITLGALLAVPLALGRMSRNKLISRLAFAYVYAVRGTPLLAQTFLVYYGAGQFRPELQAVGLWWLFKDAFFCCVLTFTLNTAAYQAEIYRGAILAVPRGQSEAAMSLGLTPRSIFRMVVAPQAMLLALRPLGNEIILMIKGSSVAAIVTVFDLMGVTRLAYSRTFDFQVYLWAAVLYLVLVEIIRRVWDRIELRLTRHIRHA, from the coding sequence ATGAACTTCGAGGTGCTGCAGGAATACGGGCCGCGGATGCTGGCGGGCCTCCTGGTCACGCTGGAGCTGGTCGTGATCTCGATCACCCTGGGCGCGCTTCTCGCCGTGCCGCTCGCGCTCGGGCGGATGAGCCGGAACAAGCTGATCAGCCGGCTCGCCTTCGCCTATGTCTATGCGGTGCGCGGCACGCCGCTGCTGGCGCAGACCTTCCTGGTCTATTACGGCGCCGGCCAGTTCCGCCCCGAATTGCAGGCGGTCGGCCTCTGGTGGCTGTTCAAGGACGCGTTCTTCTGCTGCGTGCTCACCTTCACGCTGAACACCGCCGCCTATCAGGCCGAGATCTATCGCGGCGCCATTCTCGCCGTGCCACGCGGACAGAGCGAGGCGGCGATGTCGCTCGGACTCACGCCACGCTCGATCTTCCGCATGGTCGTGGCGCCGCAGGCGATGCTGCTGGCGCTGCGCCCGCTCGGCAACGAGATCATCCTGATGATCAAGGGCTCGTCAGTCGCCGCCATCGTCACGGTGTTCGACCTGATGGGCGTGACCCGCCTCGCCTATTCGCGGACCTTCGACTTCCAGGTCTATCTCTGGGCGGCCGTGCTCTATCTCGTGCTGGTCGAGATCATCCGCCGGGTGTGGGACCGCATCGAGCTTCGCCTGACGCGGCACATCCGCCACGCCTGA